Proteins from a single region of Segatella copri:
- a CDS encoding lipocalin family protein, translated as MKKLFTLLVIALFACGFAACSSDDEEPEEPSLEVTPANLHGTWELAEWNGEPLAEGTYCYIVFNRKDQTFEMYQKFDSMYGRHITGSFAIKNDPYQGYIISGSYDNGMGDWNQSYLVTRLLKSGSMIWTAKDDVTDISRYKRCNEVPAEILKECKDLTEE; from the coding sequence TTGAAAAAACTCTTCACCCTCCTGGTGATTGCTTTGTTTGCCTGCGGCTTTGCAGCCTGCAGCAGCGATGATGAAGAACCGGAGGAGCCTTCTCTGGAAGTTACACCTGCCAATCTTCATGGCACATGGGAGTTGGCTGAGTGGAACGGTGAACCTCTTGCTGAGGGCACATACTGCTACATCGTTTTCAACCGCAAGGACCAGACTTTCGAGATGTATCAGAAGTTTGACAGTATGTATGGTCGCCATATCACCGGTTCGTTCGCTATCAAGAACGATCCATACCAGGGCTACATTATCAGTGGAAGCTATGATAACGGTATGGGCGACTGGAACCAGAGTTATCTCGTAACCCGTCTCTTGAAATCGGGTTCCATGATATGGACCGCCAAGGACGATGTTACCGACATCAGCCGCTACAAGCGTTGCAATGAGGTACCTGCCGAGATACTCAAGGAATGTAAAGATCTCACTGAAGAATAA
- the pdxT gene encoding pyridoxal 5'-phosphate synthase glutaminase subunit PdxT produces MRIAVLALQGAFAEHRQKLAQLGVDSFEVRQLKDWNQPKDGLIIPGGESTTQAKLLNELGLMEPVKEAIAAGLPVYGTCAGLILLAKKIEGEPSQRIASMDITALRNAYGRQLGSFYIEAPMKGIEGNIPMTFIRAPYIKEVWGDAEVLAEVDGKIVAARQGNQLVTAFHPELNESLEIHKYFLGMCSK; encoded by the coding sequence ATGAGAATAGCAGTATTAGCTTTACAAGGCGCTTTTGCTGAGCACAGACAGAAGTTGGCTCAATTGGGCGTGGATAGTTTCGAGGTTCGCCAGTTGAAGGATTGGAACCAGCCTAAGGATGGCTTGATTATTCCGGGCGGTGAGAGTACCACCCAGGCGAAACTCTTGAATGAACTGGGATTGATGGAGCCTGTGAAGGAGGCGATTGCTGCCGGCTTGCCAGTTTATGGTACCTGTGCCGGTTTGATTCTTCTTGCCAAGAAGATTGAGGGCGAGCCTAGTCAGCGCATTGCTTCGATGGACATCACGGCTTTGAGAAATGCCTACGGTCGCCAGTTGGGCAGTTTCTACATCGAGGCTCCGATGAAGGGCATCGAGGGCAATATCCCAATGACTTTCATCCGTGCTCCTTATATTAAAGAGGTATGGGGAGATGCTGAGGTTCTGGCGGAGGTAGATGGCAAGATTGTGGCTGCCCGTCAGGGTAACCAGCTGGTTACCGCCTTCCATCCTGAATTGAATGAAAGTCTGGAGATTCATAAGTATTTTCTGGGGATGTGCAGCAAGTAG
- a CDS encoding hydroxymethylpyrimidine/phosphomethylpyrimidine kinase, giving the protein MILTITGSDSTGGSGVQADIRTIAELGGYAVSAITSITVQNTLGIQEFFDIPAEIVSGQIEAIMNDMQPDIVKIGMIRRVETLNVVIDALTKYRPAHIIYAPAIWSSQGDALMTEDVVSQIKYRLLPLCSVVVARKKESDIILQNSKLLSLAEKQGLRIYRLDNANSHGLINRFSSALAVYLNQGKKMEEALAMAQDFINVELVRQSNLQGRSSELYNQFISQVNNFCRTYSDVHFYADQLNVSGRYLAQVTRRISGKTPKAIIDEYIVKEIERELSTTTHTVQEIANTFGFSSQAHLTKFFKKMRGVTPSAFRQKG; this is encoded by the coding sequence ATGATATTAACGATTACAGGTTCAGACAGCACCGGAGGCTCTGGTGTGCAGGCGGACATCAGGACGATTGCCGAGTTGGGCGGTTATGCTGTTTCGGCGATAACCAGCATCACTGTGCAGAATACGCTCGGTATTCAGGAGTTCTTCGATATTCCTGCCGAGATTGTTTCGGGGCAGATTGAGGCTATCATGAACGATATGCAGCCTGATATAGTGAAGATTGGTATGATACGCAGGGTGGAGACGCTGAATGTGGTCATCGATGCGTTGACCAAGTACCGTCCTGCCCATATCATCTATGCCCCTGCCATCTGGTCGAGCCAGGGCGATGCGCTGATGACGGAAGATGTGGTGAGCCAGATCAAATATCGCCTGCTGCCGCTCTGCTCGGTTGTGGTGGCGAGGAAGAAGGAGAGCGACATCATTCTTCAGAATTCCAAACTGCTGAGCCTTGCCGAGAAGCAGGGGCTCCGGATCTATCGCCTCGACAATGCCAATTCGCATGGTCTCATCAACCGTTTCTCTTCAGCTCTTGCCGTTTATCTGAATCAGGGCAAGAAGATGGAGGAGGCGTTGGCGATGGCGCAGGATTTCATCAATGTAGAACTCGTGCGCCAGAGCAATCTGCAGGGCAGGAGTTCCGAGCTTTACAACCAGTTTATCTCGCAGGTGAATAACTTCTGCCGCACTTACAGCGATGTTCATTTCTATGCCGACCAGTTGAATGTGAGTGGCCGTTATCTGGCTCAGGTTACCCGTCGCATCTCCGGCAAGACGCCGAAGGCAATCATCGATGAATACATCGTGAAGGAGATAGAGCGCGAGCTTTCTACCACTACGCATACGGTTCAGGAGATAGCCAATACCTTCGGTTTCTCATCCCAGGCTCATCTCACCAAGTTCTTCAAGAAGATGAGAGGGGTAACGCCTTCTGCTTTCAGGCAGAAAGGATAA
- the pdxS gene encoding pyridoxal 5'-phosphate synthase lyase subunit PdxS, which yields MAENRQELNRNLAQMLKGGVIMDVTTPEQAKIAEAAGACAVMALERIPADIRAAGGVSRMSDPKMIKGIQEAVSIPVMAKCRIGHFAEAQILQAIEIDYIDESEVLSPADNVYHIDKTQFDVPFVCGAKNLGEALRRIAEGATMIRTKGEPGTGDVVQAVTHMRMMQSEIRRLVSMSEDELYEAAKQLQAPYDLVKYVHENGKLPVVNFAAGGVATPADAALMMQLGAEGVFVGSGIFKSGNPAKRAQAIVKAVTNYNDPKMLAELSEDLGEAMVGINEQEIALLMAERGK from the coding sequence ATGGCAGAAAATAGACAAGAATTGAACCGCAACTTGGCTCAGATGCTCAAGGGTGGTGTGATTATGGACGTAACAACTCCAGAACAGGCAAAAATCGCAGAGGCTGCAGGTGCATGCGCAGTAATGGCTCTGGAACGTATTCCAGCTGATATCCGTGCAGCAGGTGGTGTTTCACGTATGAGCGACCCTAAGATGATTAAGGGTATCCAGGAGGCTGTTTCTATCCCTGTAATGGCTAAGTGCCGCATCGGTCACTTCGCTGAGGCTCAGATTCTTCAGGCTATCGAAATCGACTATATCGACGAGAGCGAGGTGCTCTCTCCAGCTGATAATGTTTATCACATCGACAAGACTCAGTTCGACGTGCCATTCGTTTGTGGTGCCAAGAACCTGGGCGAGGCACTCCGCCGTATTGCTGAGGGTGCTACGATGATTCGTACCAAGGGTGAGCCAGGAACAGGTGATGTGGTTCAGGCTGTTACCCACATGCGTATGATGCAGAGCGAAATCCGCCGCCTGGTTTCTATGAGCGAGGATGAGCTTTATGAGGCTGCCAAGCAGTTGCAGGCTCCTTACGACCTGGTGAAGTATGTTCACGAGAACGGCAAGTTGCCAGTGGTTAACTTCGCTGCCGGTGGTGTGGCTACTCCAGCTGATGCTGCCCTGATGATGCAGCTCGGTGCCGAGGGTGTATTTGTAGGTTCTGGTATCTTCAAGAGCGGTAACCCTGCTAAGCGTGCACAGGCTATCGTGAAGGCTGTTACCAACTACAACGACCCTAAGATGTTGGCTGAGTTGAGCGAGGACCTCGGCGAGGCAATGGTAGGTATCAATGAGCAGGAGATTGCTTTGCTCATGGCTGAAAGAGGTAAGTAA
- a CDS encoding DUF1573 domain-containing protein, which produces MKIFAFLSLFFLALPVTVNAQKELLKFEHPLIDAGTMTEDDAPRTFTFVGKNVSKKILHITQVRTTCGCTSSYVRGDVMKPGDTCQVQLTFTPNRYPGTINTGAYLYLKEVEGQPAVKLALTGKVLPGADQWARYPHKMGALRLKQAKASITEVKPGTEPEARILCGNSGDKPLRISSLLLPPYARLTTEPEVIEPGDEADLVITIIADKIPATMPESFTFPVILEGLDARPSDRTIQVVVKVKR; this is translated from the coding sequence ATGAAGATATTTGCTTTCCTATCGCTTTTCTTCCTGGCTTTGCCTGTTACGGTGAATGCCCAGAAGGAACTGCTGAAGTTTGAGCATCCGCTTATCGATGCAGGTACGATGACCGAGGACGATGCGCCTCGCACCTTCACCTTCGTAGGTAAGAATGTGAGCAAGAAGATACTGCACATCACACAGGTGAGAACCACCTGTGGATGTACCAGTTCTTATGTCAGGGGCGATGTGATGAAGCCTGGCGATACCTGTCAGGTGCAGCTCACCTTCACGCCTAACCGCTATCCGGGCACCATCAATACGGGTGCTTATCTCTATCTGAAAGAGGTAGAGGGACAGCCTGCCGTTAAGCTTGCCTTAACGGGAAAGGTGCTGCCGGGGGCTGACCAGTGGGCACGCTATCCGCACAAGATGGGCGCACTCAGACTGAAACAGGCGAAGGCAAGTATCACAGAGGTAAAGCCGGGCACAGAGCCTGAGGCACGTATCCTCTGCGGAAACAGCGGTGACAAACCTCTCCGTATATCCAGCCTCCTTCTTCCTCCTTATGCCCGTCTTACGACAGAGCCTGAGGTGATAGAACCGGGTGATGAGGCTGACCTCGTCATCACCATCATAGCCGATAAGATTCCGGCTACGATGCCCGAATCCTTCACCTTCCCTGTTATTCTGGAGGGCTTGGATGCCCGCCCGTCTGACAGAACGATACAGGTCGTTGTAAAGGTAAAAAGGTAA